The stretch of DNA CCCTGTATGATGCACGTCTGGACCGTCGAGCATCCCGGTGGCGTCTACGCCCACGGCGGGCCGCCGCCGGAGTATCGCGATCAGCCGCCGGCCGAGGATCCTGACTTCGACACCGACGCCGAACCCGGTAGCGACGAACTCGACTGGGACGTCCTGCCCGACGACGTGACGCCCGACGAGCGACCCGAGTCGCTCTCGGTCGGATTCGATTTCCGGCCGTAACAGTCGTAGTAGCCGTTTAAACCGGGGTTACGGTTTCCTGGCTGGCGTATACTGGAACCATGTATTCGTGATGGTCGTCCCCGTCGACGAGAGAGACCGCGACGGTTTCGGGGACTTCGGAAACGAAGTCGGAAAACTCGATGTTCGGCTGTTCGACTACTTCATCGTCTTCGACGTATACTTCGAGAACCACGGTGATGGCGTAGTCGTCGTCTCTCGTCCCCTTCTCGATTGCGAGTGGGTCGTCCAGTTCGTCGGGGCATTGTTCAGATTAACCTATTCCAGTAGTATGCGAGGCTTTGAAGCCATGTTTCGACCGTTTCTGGATCGGCATTTCTGAAGCAATTTCCAAACTGGTACGTTCGTCGTTTTACTTCCTTGAAGACACGTTCAACGCTGTTGCGTTGACCGTGGCGTTCGTACCGAAACTCGTAGCCACGGCGGTGGAGTGCGGCTTTGAGCCAGTCTGCAGAATCGACGAGAAACACGGCGTCGTCGACGTCGTGTTTCTCGCTTAGTTCGTCGAGGAAGATCCCCGTAAGACCCGTGTTTCTCGTCGGAAACAGCCGAACGTGGAGGAATTCGTTTGTTGCTGGATCAACCGCTGCAAACAGCCAGTACCGGTCGTCAGTGAGCTGGATCACAGTCTCATCAACCGCAACGTGATCCGGTGATTTGCCGTCCTCGGGCTGTAGCTCTGCTTTTTGCACCCAGTTATGGACGGTTGACCGAGCACGGTCGACACCGAATCTCTCCAATATCTGAACAGTATCCGAAAGCGAGAGACCGGCGAGATGAAGGTGGATACTGAGCCGCATCAGCTCGCGCGGTGTCTGCTCGCGCTCCACAAATTCTAACTGAATGTCGCTGCTAAGTAGTGTGAGGCGGTTGAATTCTGGCATGGACACCACGAATTCCACCGCCTCGCTCCTTCAAACTCTAATCTGAACAGCGCCGTTCGTCGGTGACGGACGACCAGACGTGGTCTCTCGCGACCGACGCGGCTTCCCGCTCGAGGTCGTCGCTCGTCGACTCGGCGTCGTCCGTTACCGAAAGCGGCTCACCGTCGGCACGAACGGGGCCGTTCTGGAACGCGGTCAGATCTCGGTCTTCGTCCGTCGTCCCATCGTCGCTTCCCAGACAGCCGGCTCCGACGCCGATTCCCGAAACCAGCCCGGCGAGAACTGTTCGTCGTCGCACGTCCGGTTTACTACTCTGACGTGTGAGTATTTTGTGGTGTTCGCATCGAGTCCTCGTGACGGTTCTACCGGCTCCACGGCCATTTTAAGCGTTCGCCGAAAACGACGACTATGGGCTACGACACCGCAGCCAAGGCCGATCCGGAATCCGTCGTCCCCGAGGAGTTCGGCGGCATGTGGTTCCTGAAAGACGAACTCGAGTCCGATAGCGTCGGCTTCACCGTACTCGAACTCGAGCCCGGCGGGAAGGGCAAGGAACACGACGAGACGGAGACCGGTCAGGAGGAGATTTACTACGTCCTCGAGGGCGAAATCGAGGTCGAACTTACCGACAGCGACGAGACGGTGTCGCTCGAGGCAGACGAGGCGATCCGGCTCGACCCCGACGAGACTCGACAGATCCGCAACGAGGGCGACGAACGGGCGAAGCTGATTCTCGTCGGCGCACCGCTCTGAGGGCGGCGAGTCGTCGTTCGTTCGTCTTCTCTCACGTATCCGGTGCCGGATACGCGTCGCCGTCGATCGTGATCGTGACGTCGTCGGTATCCGGGACTTCGCGTTCCTCGTCCGTGATCCGGAGGACGCTCGAGTGGATCGCGTAGTCGTCACCACCGACGGACGGCGTCTCTATCGAGAACGCCGCGTGGATCCCGTCGTCGGTGCGCTCGAGTTCCTCGAAGACCAGTTCGCGGTCGGATTGCATGCCGTACTGGACGACCAGCAGGTACGCCGTCTCGAAGTCGGTCGCCTCGAGGAAGTCGTCGATCGACCCCTCTCGGTCGAACCGCTCGTCTGCGGTCTCCTGATCGGGAACGACGGTCCAGTAGTGGTCCTCACGGCCTCCCACGTAGTCGCCCTCGGTCTGGTGGTATCCCAGTCCGTCCTCGAGTACGTCCGTCACCTCGGCGTGCGTGTCGACTGTCGTTCCGGACGGCGTCGTCGGTTCCCTGGAAAAGACGCGATCACCGACGGCCGTACAGCCCGCGAGGGCGACAGTGACGGCCGCCGGGACGCCAGCGAGGAGGGGGCGGCGGTACATACGCGATAGTTGATTCGCGATCGACAAATAACTGGCCCGAAGCGACGGCGGTCGTGCCGTCACTCCCACTCGATATCCTCGCCGCGACTCGACTCGCGCAGGATGAACGGCCCGATTGCGAGCGTTCGTTTCGCCATCGTCGCGATCCGGACGATGAACGCGATTAGCAGGAGGAAGGGAGTGACTGCGATCGTCGAGGTCGCCACGACGATCCACACGAGGGCGTCGATGCCGAGGACCGTCCCCGTCACAACGTCGGTATCGAAGAACAGCAGCATCGACATCGCGACGACCAGCGCCGGCACCGCGACGTACATCATCGCTCGCGAGAGG from Natronobacterium texcoconense encodes:
- a CDS encoding cupin domain-containing protein, whose product is MGYDTAAKADPESVVPEEFGGMWFLKDELESDSVGFTVLELEPGGKGKEHDETETGQEEIYYVLEGEIEVELTDSDETVSLEADEAIRLDPDETRQIRNEGDERAKLILVGAPL
- a CDS encoding IS6 family transposase; its protein translation is MPEFNRLTLLSSDIQLEFVEREQTPRELMRLSIHLHLAGLSLSDTVQILERFGVDRARSTVHNWVQKAELQPEDGKSPDHVAVDETVIQLTDDRYWLFAAVDPATNEFLHVRLFPTRNTGLTGIFLDELSEKHDVDDAVFLVDSADWLKAALHRRGYEFRYERHGQRNSVERVFKEVKRRTYQFGNCFRNADPETVETWLQSLAYYWNRLI